In one Halanaerobium saccharolyticum subsp. saccharolyticum DSM 6643 genomic region, the following are encoded:
- a CDS encoding metal ABC transporter ATP-binding protein: MAYAVELKNVSVKYGNLDALKDVSIQVEEGSFLGIIGPNGAGKTTLLKVILGLIKPEGEVKIFGRPLSQAIDKIGYVPQVSNFDRSFPINVLDVVLMAKLGGKVRFFHQYRKEDIEQAESVLDQLNLLHLKERQIGKLSGGQLQRVLIARGLAVEPEILLLDEPTASVDASSTSQIYELLKELNKEKTIIVVTHDMAAVSSYFDSLACLNEKLYHHGDKHLDQETTKQVFGCPVDLIAHGHPHHVFAPHGEEENND; this comes from the coding sequence GTGGCTTATGCAGTTGAATTGAAAAATGTTTCAGTTAAATATGGTAATTTAGATGCTTTAAAAGATGTCAGTATTCAGGTTGAAGAAGGTTCTTTTTTAGGTATTATTGGACCTAATGGTGCTGGTAAAACTACTCTTTTAAAGGTTATTCTGGGTTTGATTAAGCCAGAGGGAGAGGTCAAGATTTTTGGCCGTCCTCTGAGTCAGGCAATTGATAAAATTGGTTATGTTCCACAGGTCTCTAATTTTGACCGCAGTTTTCCAATCAATGTTTTAGATGTTGTTTTAATGGCTAAACTTGGTGGGAAAGTTAGGTTTTTTCATCAATATCGAAAAGAGGATATTGAGCAGGCGGAATCTGTTTTGGATCAACTTAATCTATTGCATCTTAAGGAGAGGCAAATTGGTAAGCTTTCTGGAGGGCAGCTGCAGAGGGTTTTAATTGCCCGTGGATTGGCAGTTGAGCCAGAAATTTTGCTTTTAGATGAGCCAACAGCCAGTGTTGATGCTAGTTCAACCTCCCAAATTTATGAATTATTAAAAGAATTAAATAAGGAAAAAACAATTATTGTGGTAACTCATGATATGGCAGCAGTTTCTTCTTATTTTGATAGTTTGGCCTGTCTAAATGAAAAATTATATCATCATGGAGATAAACATCTGGACCAGGAAACAACTAAACAGGTTTTTGGCTGTCCGGTTGATTTAATTGCTCACGGTCATCCTCACCATGTATTTGCTCCTCACGGAGAGGAGGAAAATAATGATTGA
- a CDS encoding metal ABC transporter permease, with protein sequence MIDAILNYQFMQNAFFAAILASIVCGLIGTIIVEKKLVMLSGGIAHTSFGGIGLGYLLNIEPIYGALGFAVTAALAITSIRRKIGTGSDTLVGMFWSLGMALGVLFIGFTPGYPPDISSYLFGDILTVRRMDVWLMGALTIFISLAIISLFNYWKAYLFDEEFLRVLGIKSTLLENFLFIMIALAIVILIRVVGIVLVIALLTAPPAAARLYTDNLKKIMGLAIIFGLIFSFSGLTFSYYYDLPSGAVIIITAALFYFGSVVVKGPNK encoded by the coding sequence ATGATTGATGCAATTTTAAATTATCAATTTATGCAGAATGCTTTTTTTGCAGCGATACTGGCCAGTATTGTCTGTGGTTTGATTGGAACAATTATTGTAGAGAAGAAACTGGTGATGCTAAGTGGGGGTATTGCCCATACCTCATTTGGCGGAATTGGACTCGGCTATCTTTTGAATATTGAACCGATTTATGGAGCACTTGGATTTGCAGTTACTGCAGCTTTAGCAATTACTTCTATTCGGCGTAAAATTGGAACCGGCTCAGATACTTTAGTTGGAATGTTCTGGTCTTTAGGGATGGCGCTTGGAGTCTTATTTATTGGTTTTACACCCGGTTACCCCCCTGACATTTCTTCTTATTTATTCGGTGATATTTTAACAGTTCGCAGAATGGATGTCTGGCTGATGGGAGCATTAACTATCTTTATCTCGCTGGCGATCATCAGTCTTTTTAATTATTGGAAGGCGTATTTATTTGATGAAGAATTTTTGCGAGTGCTTGGAATTAAATCAACTTTATTAGAAAATTTTCTTTTCATCATGATAGCACTGGCAATAGTTATTTTAATTAGGGTTGTTGGTATAGTTCTTGTTATTGCTCTTTTAACAGCACCACCAGCAGCAGCAAGATTATATACTGATAACTTGAAGAAAATTATGGGACTGGCTATTATTTTTGGTCTAATATTTTCTTTTAGCGGTTTAACTTTTTCTTATTATTATGATCTGCCATCAGGGGCAGTGATCATTATTACTGCTGCTCTATTTTATTTTGGTTCGGTAGTAGTTAAGGGCCCAAATAAGTAG
- a CDS encoding metal ABC transporter solute-binding protein, Zn/Mn family, giving the protein MKNLSITIIAFLLLLILVNLSVGAAEATIAVTIVPQIEMLEAIAGERVEVIEMIPKGFSPANYSPSPSKMRAFSEASIYFSIGVPADMQNILPRAEERSDLEVVKLFERIEAKYPHRYFGEEDADHGHSHAGGRDPHIWLSPARTSYMVEIMRDELIELLPEYEAEFKENTDQYLEKLAAVDRKNKELLSSYKGEAILVYHPSFGYFTEHYGLKMLSIEKDGKEPGPQHLQEIIENAKEQGIQNVFYQAEIDSTKTRAVAEELGGEIVKLNPLAENYIENLEKMAAEMAAELAGRDGQ; this is encoded by the coding sequence ATGAAAAATTTGAGTATAACAATCATTGCTTTTTTGTTATTATTAATCTTAGTTAATCTAAGTGTTGGAGCAGCTGAAGCAACAATAGCTGTGACTATTGTACCTCAGATAGAAATGTTAGAGGCCATTGCTGGAGAAAGAGTAGAAGTTATAGAGATGATTCCCAAAGGATTTAGTCCGGCTAATTACTCTCCTTCTCCATCAAAAATGAGAGCTTTTAGTGAAGCCAGCATCTATTTTTCGATTGGAGTCCCGGCAGATATGCAGAATATTTTACCACGGGCAGAAGAAAGATCTGATTTAGAAGTGGTAAAATTATTTGAAAGAATTGAAGCCAAATATCCCCACCGCTACTTTGGGGAAGAGGATGCTGATCATGGACACAGTCATGCTGGGGGCAGAGATCCTCACATCTGGTTATCTCCAGCCCGTACAAGTTATATGGTAGAAATTATGAGAGATGAATTAATAGAGCTTTTACCAGAATATGAAGCTGAATTTAAAGAAAATACAGATCAGTATTTAGAAAAACTAGCTGCAGTTGATCGGAAAAATAAAGAATTATTATCTTCATACAAAGGAGAGGCAATCTTAGTTTATCATCCTTCTTTTGGTTATTTTACCGAGCATTATGGATTAAAAATGCTGTCGATTGAAAAAGATGGTAAAGAACCTGGCCCACAGCATCTACAGGAAATTATAGAAAATGCTAAAGAACAGGGAATCCAAAATGTTTTTTATCAGGCGGAAATTGACAGTACTAAAACGAGGGCGGTAGCCGAAGAACTTGGTGGAGAAATTGTAAAACTTAATCCTTTAGCAGAAAATTATATTGAAAACTTAGAAAAAATGGCTGCAGAAATGGCCGCTGAGCTAGCAGGAAGAGATGGTCAGTAG